A segment of the Capra hircus breed San Clemente chromosome 19, ASM170441v1, whole genome shotgun sequence genome:
TGGAGGGGACAAATTGGTCACCCTGTGTCCGGAAGATCTGGAAATGGGAAAGTGCCATATTTCCTTGTCAAACACAAGAGCTGTAGATGGTGTCTAAAGGTTCACGGGTGTAGAGCATGTCATGGAGTCCTACACTTAACTCTTGATTGACTCTCCTTGTGACTGGTCACTCTCGATGGTTAGTGAGAATAGTGAGGTACACGTGTATAGACAGGGCTTGTGAATGATGTTGAGATGGGAGAGACGATTACGAGCTTTCCTTGGGCTTCTAAGTTggtcatgtatatgtatattcttccatttaaaaatgttttgttggaaataaaaatggaaacttttttttttaaataaataacaagatGTGCTTCTAAACTTCTTTGCAAATGTGTCCAGCTGGGCCTAGCAGACAGGATCCATTAGGCTTTGGCCTGTTCCTAAAAGGGGATGCCAACCAGCCTGTTGCTGGTACTTCAGGACTGTTTCAGCTGCCTGGTACGGTGCACAATCTCACCACCTTAAGGTCCATCATTGAATTTATACCACGTTGGAATTAATTCCTAATTTTCCCATTAACAGTTCTCTtttgtgggggtgtgtgtggaatGAATGGGTgggtgaactgaaatgaaaggtgTTTGAAAACATGTGCCAGGAAACGTCTTGATCTGATCTGAAACTGACATTTCGCCATCATTTCTAGGGTTTTGCGGCCTCCTGGCGGTGGATCCAATTTTTCATTAGGTTTTGATGAACCAGCAGAACAACCTGTGAGGAGGAACAAAATGGCCTCCAGCATCTTTGGGACACCTGAGGAAAATCCGCCTTCCTGGGCCAAGTCGGCAGGTATTGCTCGTCTCTGTGGTCAGTGGTCAAGGGGTGGGCCCAGCAGGACCACTGCAGCTGGGTTTGTGCTGCTGACTAACATCTAGCTTAATCATGGGAAACAACAATTAAAGCTTGTCACGGGAGGAGAGACAGGGGCTAAGACGGGGGAGATGCGGGAGTTGGTGTGATGGCTGAGAACAAGGAGAGCCGTCAGCTGGCTCATGTGGCCCCTCTGTGGCATTTCACTAGCCGCCACTCCCTGACACTGTGGGCTCATGTTGTCATGTGACGCGAGCCCATTATGTAGTGGCGTGCTTTAGATCTTTCCCTGGTATTCCTCATGAAAGTATATTTTGACTCAGGTGCCAAGTCTAGTGGGGGCAGGGAAGATTCTGAGTCATCTGGACCCCAGAGAAGGAATTCTTCTGAAGCGAACTCTGGAGACTTCTTAGATCTGAAGGTCAGTGCAACAATACAGGGGGAGAGACAGGCTTGGAGGTTCACGCCCTTTAGAAATGAAATCCTCACATCACCCCCCGCCCTTCCTCCATTATACTAAGACTTGCCACTGGagttttggggtttgttttttgtttgtttgtttgtttacacttAACCACTAAATTTTTATTGTAACATCAAAAACTGCAATATTAGTAAATAGAAATACAGAGTAAAGAGAAAGTAGCATaaatggggaggggtggggaggtggggcaggggtaAGGAGGAGGCCACGGACAGGGGCATAAGCCTTGTTCTTAGTCATCACTTTGCTGTAACTTTCATGAATCTTTCCTATCCATCATCACCAATATCACTCCAGCAACAATTTCTCAAAGGGCATCTGTCTATCCTAACTCTCTAAAGGCTTTGCTTATGATCTCAATCCCTGGAGTTAATACCCAGGGCAAAGAGCCTCTATTAAATTACTTATCCAGTCATCCCTGAGCTTTTTCTCCCACTAGGTTTTTATCCACTGGAGTTTTATTATATCAAGTGGTAATTAGGAAAGGGACTGACTGTACTGCTGATGGAGGATTGATAGAGTAGATCAGAAAAATGAGGTCATGTGACCTTGGTCTGTTCATGTGTCTCTGCTACCAGTTGGGTTCATCTTTATCCTTCAATATTGATTTTTGAAACCGGATCAGTTGCACTTCCTGTGTAT
Coding sequences within it:
- the HN1 gene encoding hematological and neurological expressed 1 protein, which encodes MTTTTTFKGVDPNSRNSSRVLRPPGGGSNFSLGFDEPAEQPVRRNKMASSIFGTPEENPPSWAKSAGAKSSGGREDSESSGPQRRNSSEANSGDFLDLKGEGDVHENVDTDLQATLGQSEEKPVPAAPVPSPVAPAPVPSRRNPPGGKSSLVLG